The segment GTAATTGCAGATACTGATAGTTCTTTTGGCCCAGACAGATAACCTCTTTTGCTGATCCCAGTGCCACTTGCTGCTTCAGATATTCCAGTATAGAAGTTTCCAGTACCTTATATACTTCTGGCGAATCGTAGTAATTGTAGTTTTTACCTTCTTTCACCAACGCCAGCGGATAAACGGCTCCTAAATGAAACCTGCTGAAGAAGCGATCCGTACCTCCAAACTGGTTGATACATTTGTAAATAAACTGGCTGGAAAGCTCTGTAGTATTCTTGAATGTATGGTTAATGTGACAATATTGCTCCAGATTTACAGGGTCAGTGAAGGAAATCCCTGTAGTACCACCACCCAAGCGTCCAGGGTTTATACCCATGATCCATACACGTGGCAACTCATCTGCATAAAACTTCTCATAAAACTGAACTACGATCTGTTTTACATCAGTCTGCTCATAGGGATTCAGCGTTTTCACTGAATGCGGCAACTCACTTCCAGCAGATAGCTGGTTATAAAAAGAAATGGCTTTCTCTGCAAAAGTCATATGTTAACTGCGTAAAATGCTGATACAGTATCAGAAGATCGTACTTTCAACTAGCAGTACTACTGTTTCAGTTTATTCTGTTTAATTTTTTCCAGTGCCAGCAGGATGATCGCCAGTGAATTGGCTACACAGATCTCTCCCTGCACTGCTTTCTGCATCACTTCCTCCAAAGGTACTTTTTCTACAATAATATCTTCTGTATGATCCAGCTTCTGTTCTTTGGTATGATAGGCTCCCTCAGCCAGAAAGAAATGAAACTGATTCGTATTTTTGGTTGGATCATCATAAATCACAGCCAATTTAGTCCACTGTTCACTAAAATAGCCTGTTTCTTCCAGTAACTCCCGCTTTGCAGCCACCTCTACAGAACTATCGGTAGTATCTACGATTCCTCCCGGCAATTCGAGCAGTATCTGACCTGCACCATGCTTGTATTGCCTTACCATGATTACTTCATTGTCTGTTGTAATCGGGAATACAAGCACTACTTCCGGACGCACACTTACATAATAATCGTCCAGAATACGCCCATTGGGCAATTGTACTTCGTCTTTACGTACTTTATACCAGCGATGATCAAAAACCATCTCTGACCGCAAGGTTTTCCACTTCTCCAGTTTTTTCACTCTATTTTATAATGCTAAATTCATTGTAGATTATATTTTTCTCCTGAGGCCAGGTTATTTAAGTACTACCAGTTCATGATAGGCTTTCAGGTATTTGTTGATCCGGGGAATATCCTTTTCTGTAACAGAAGGCAATCGCCTCATATCCAGATTATCTTCCAGATCATTTAACTTCACATTAATCGCCAGACGACTGGTTTTGATGCGTTGTATAAAGTCGTCATACGACTCAGATTCTGGCCGTGTAAGACAATTCACCGCCTCCAGAATGGATTCAGAAAACCCTTCCTTACGCAAATCTTCTATTGTCATTGGAGAGTCTTCTACCACATCATGCAACAAGCCAACAATCTTTTCATCCTCATTTTTACCTCGTAACATGACCCGCATCACATGTAAAATATAAGGGGCACCATACCGATCTTTCTGATCTTTATGTACTTCTGTAGCTATCTGTAATGCACGTTCAAAATTCATATTTTCTCCAGCTGGACTAGTGTCTATATGCGAATGTGCAAATTAATTGTTTGGGATTCAATCAAAATAGATGAAAATAACAGAAAGGCTGCAAAATTTTCAGTATAGAAAATTCATAAACATCATTCAATGACGATGAGTTTGTACTATAAGAGGAAAATATACTGTTTGTTCTCTTAGAAAGATAAGCTTTCTGGCTTGCCGAGATATAAGTTCTCTGTCCTTCTGAAAGAATCTTCCTGGCCAGGCCAAGTCGTGGGCTTGGCAAGACCAGCGGCTTTTGAGTTTGGAGCATTTCTTCTCAAAAAACTAACGCCACTTTAGTTGTCATACCTGTCCCGCTCACGCCGATGCGTGGCAGGCAAGTCGTGACAGGCGTGTCGGGAAGTTTCTTTCAGAAGGACAGGGAGGAGTAGGAGTGCTCCTTTCAGAAAGAGATCCTTTCAAAAGGACAAAAAATGAATTACATACCTCTCACTCTAACACTCAGCAACATTGACTGAAACAGCCAGGCCACCTTCTGAGGTTTCTTTGTATTTACCATTCATATCTAGGGCTGTTTGCCACATAGTTTTTACTACATCGTCCAGAGAAACTTTGGCTAGAGAAGGATTGCTTTCCAGTGCAATATTGCAAGCAGTAATAGCCTTCATGGCTCCCATTGTATTTCGTTCAATACAGGGGATCTGAACTAGTCCACGAATAGGATCGCAGGTAAGGCCCAGATGGTGCTCCATGGCAATTTCAGCAGCCATCAAAGCTTGTCCGGAACTTCCTCCCAGACATTCGGTTAAAGCTGCTGCCGCCATAGCTGATGAAACGCCAATCTCCGCCTGACAGCCACCCATTGCAGCTGATAAGGTAGCACCTTGCTTAAAAATGCTTCCGATCTGCCCTGCTACCATAAGAAACTGAATAATTTTCTCTTCACTCACATCTTTGCAAAAACAGACATAGTAAAGCAAAACTGCCGGAATTACTCCTGCAGCCCCATTGGTAGGAGCAGTCACAACACGTCCCAGCGAAGCATTTACCTCATTGACAGCCAGTGCAAAACAACTGATCCACTTGGTTACACATTCAAATGACTTGGACGTTCTGCGAATCGCCTCAATCCATTCACTGGCGTCCTGATAGGTCTGATCGCCCATTAGTTTACGATTAATAGCACCAGCTCTTCGTGCCACTTTTAACCCTCCTGGTAAGATTCCTTCGGCATGGCATCCCGTATAGGCACAGTTTAACATTACATGGTAAATGTTCAGTAAGCCTGAACGAATGTCTTCACGTGTCCGCCATACTTTCTCATTTTCCCATACTACAGCAGAAATGCTTTTATGAAATTCCTGGCAATATCGTTCAATGTCTTTGCCTGTCTGCACCGGATAAGGCAATTCTACTTTATTACCTGTAAACTGTTCGTTCTCTTTTATAATAAATCCTCCACCTACTGAGTAATATGTCTCCCATATTTCCTCTCCATTCGCCAGCCAGAGATGAAACTGTATACCATTCGGATGGAAAGGAAGGGATTCATTATGGTAGAAGCAGATATCATCCCTATAGCTGAAAGGAATACTATGCTGTCCCAATAGATTAATCTGTGAGGTATCTTTAATGGTTTGTACAATATGAGGAATGGCGTCTTCCTTTACCGTAACTGGATCCGCTCCACTTAACCCCATCAAAACAGCTATATCGGTCCCATGCCCGATGCCTGTCTTCGCTAGTGAACCATAGAGTAAGACCTGAACCTTTACAATTTCTTTTAAAGACATCTTTTGCCCAACTTCCTGCATACATCGCTGTGCTGCTCTCCAGGGACCTAATGTATGTGAACTGGACGGACCAATTCCTATTTTTAAAATATCAAATACGCTAATTGCTTCCATTTTTTTATTTCCAGATTCCAACAGGAACTATTTCCAGCAAATGTCCATCAAAGTCCCGAAAATAAAAAGAGGTCTGTCCATTACTCCAGGTTTCTTCATGAATTATTTCTATACCCACGTTGAGAACTTTGGTCTTACAAGCCTC is part of the Xanthocytophaga agilis genome and harbors:
- a CDS encoding uracil-DNA glycosylase family protein — encoded protein: MTFAEKAISFYNQLSAGSELPHSVKTLNPYEQTDVKQIVVQFYEKFYADELPRVWIMGINPGRLGGGTTGISFTDPVNLEQYCHINHTFKNTTELSSQFIYKCINQFGGTDRFFSRFHLGAVYPLALVKEGKNYNYYDSPEVYKVLETSILEYLKQQVALGSAKEVICLGQKNYQYLQLLNKQLDLFEQIHVLEHPRFIMQYKRKEMTEYIKKYVTLWENTYTR
- a CDS encoding NUDIX hydrolase; translation: MKKLEKWKTLRSEMVFDHRWYKVRKDEVQLPNGRILDDYYVSVRPEVVLVFPITTDNEVIMVRQYKHGAGQILLELPGGIVDTTDSSVEVAAKRELLEETGYFSEQWTKLAVIYDDPTKNTNQFHFFLAEGAYHTKEQKLDHTEDIIVEKVPLEEVMQKAVQGEICVANSLAIILLALEKIKQNKLKQ
- a CDS encoding L-serine ammonia-lyase; amino-acid sequence: MEAISVFDILKIGIGPSSSHTLGPWRAAQRCMQEVGQKMSLKEIVKVQVLLYGSLAKTGIGHGTDIAVLMGLSGADPVTVKEDAIPHIVQTIKDTSQINLLGQHSIPFSYRDDICFYHNESLPFHPNGIQFHLWLANGEEIWETYYSVGGGFIIKENEQFTGNKVELPYPVQTGKDIERYCQEFHKSISAVVWENEKVWRTREDIRSGLLNIYHVMLNCAYTGCHAEGILPGGLKVARRAGAINRKLMGDQTYQDASEWIEAIRRTSKSFECVTKWISCFALAVNEVNASLGRVVTAPTNGAAGVIPAVLLYYVCFCKDVSEEKIIQFLMVAGQIGSIFKQGATLSAAMGGCQAEIGVSSAMAAAALTECLGGSSGQALMAAEIAMEHHLGLTCDPIRGLVQIPCIERNTMGAMKAITACNIALESNPSLAKVSLDDVVKTMWQTALDMNGKYKETSEGGLAVSVNVAEC